In the genome of Haloarcula limicola, one region contains:
- a CDS encoding AMP-binding protein, translating into MSSPYPETLPSLFDQALRKYADRPALQDGTQSLTYGTIDERSERMASALASLGIGLEDRVGVLLENAANVPVVDIGILRAGGTRLPLNPQHSVDELRYLLSDSQAETVVCDAARLEALNAVSSAVDSLQR; encoded by the coding sequence ATGAGTTCGCCGTACCCGGAGACGCTCCCCAGCCTGTTCGATCAGGCTCTACGGAAGTACGCCGACCGCCCCGCGCTCCAAGACGGGACCCAATCACTAACATACGGAACCATTGACGAGCGGTCGGAGCGGATGGCCAGCGCACTAGCGTCGCTCGGTATCGGGCTCGAAGATCGGGTTGGCGTTCTCCTCGAGAATGCGGCGAACGTGCCGGTCGTCGACATCGGTATCTTACGGGCCGGCGGCACCCGTCTTCCGCTCAATCCACAGCACAGCGTCGACGAGTTACGGTATCTCCTTTCTGACTCCCAGGCGGAGACGGTCGTCTGTGACGCGGCGCGACTTGAAGCGCTCAACGCCGTCTCATCGGCGGTCGACTCGCTCCAACGGTGA
- a CDS encoding MarR family transcriptional regulator, with the protein MSIDRDTFENTSEDELADLSVPDQVLGFLVANEDRAFKAREIASQIDVDEGAVSTALSRLKDRDLVEHKAMYWAITDDTDRLDGYSGYERATALFNEQFGTEDKESWRDHAASEPHPSEETE; encoded by the coding sequence ATGTCTATCGATCGAGACACATTCGAGAACACGAGCGAGGATGAACTCGCGGACCTCTCCGTCCCCGATCAAGTCCTCGGATTTCTCGTTGCCAACGAAGATCGGGCGTTCAAGGCCCGTGAGATCGCCTCTCAGATCGATGTTGACGAGGGCGCGGTCAGCACCGCACTCTCGCGATTGAAGGATCGCGACCTCGTCGAACACAAAGCGATGTACTGGGCGATAACCGATGACACCGATCGACTCGACGGGTATAGTGGCTACGAGCGGGCGACGGCTCTATTCAACGAGCAGTTCGGTACGGAAGACAAAGAATCGTGGCGCGACCACGCCGCCAGCGAGCCACATCCGAGCGAGGAAACCGAATAG
- a CDS encoding DUF7344 domain-containing protein → MSQSTPQGTSAYPALEQLSNSEYYEILSSDRRRTTLKVLTEQTTPVELEALAAAVATRENDTDTATEERIKQVAVTLHHLHLPKMDDFGVVEYDANTNRVESCP, encoded by the coding sequence ATGAGCCAGTCCACACCACAGGGAACGAGCGCGTACCCGGCACTCGAGCAGTTGAGTAACAGTGAGTACTACGAAATACTCTCGTCAGACCGACGAAGAACGACGCTCAAGGTACTCACGGAACAGACTACCCCGGTTGAACTCGAGGCGCTGGCGGCGGCTGTCGCCACTCGAGAAAACGATACGGACACAGCCACTGAAGAGCGCATCAAGCAGGTTGCAGTCACACTTCATCACCTTCACCTTCCAAAGATGGATGATTTCGGTGTGGTGGAGTACGATGCCAACACAAACCGTGTCGAGTCTTGTCCGTGA
- a CDS encoding PAS domain-containing protein, translating into MANSPLTDALRETLVLFEEAGVPWTTTEVADRLDLGRRSTYERLERLVDADRLDTKKVGGNGRVWWRPREHSDSATPDWEATTGSLASNVLDTADVGIFILDSEFEVAWINEAAERYFGIEREWVLGQAKRTLVDESIAPVIENSESFVDTVLATYEDNTDTERFECHVTPGDGREERWLEHRSTPIDSGAYTGGRVELYYDVTDRKREESAHRTDRKQLASLVNAVEEYAIFLLDPDGHVQTWNPGAARIKGYDAEDIIGEHISTFYTNVDCTAGVPAENLAKAAEKGWIEDEGWRMRADGSRFWANVTITAIRDDDGTLDGYAKVTRDMTSRRERERQLRRERDLTDRIVNMSPVGIMVLDSDGNHVRINERAKDVLEIPDNQTESYSRSDRTVYDVDGNLVSPDEHPAARTLETGEAVFDWEAKVELPDGGHRWLSVNAAPVFDDNGVIERVIVTGEDITRLKSQAQRLERQRDDLESELETIFERVDDGFVALDDDLRFTYVNERAGEFLKRSPAELLGTYIWEALEPGSKVVDAFEEALETQQSLSFEEFYDPIGAWFESHVYPSEDGLSVYFRDVTRRKERERQLEEYETIVETVADGVYAVDENYRFTAVNEGYTELVGYDREELLGSHITAVVDEEALAVGEQRRKALLDSEDDTGSVELEIETATGERLTVESRYAELPSDGEFEGTAGVVRDITDRKKRERQLEEYRRHFETLIENFPAGAVALVDENLRYTTFAGTPEGATNVTRADLEGSLARDVLPSQIADVVIPRYEDALSGQSSEFRDVIDGRIYQFHFVPVRDDDGDIFAATAMSQDITELKTRERELETRVRQQEVVTNLGQRALADRDLDELMAEAAELVAETLDNDYCKVLDLDADAEELLLRQGVGWDDGIVGEATVSSAEADSQAAYTLASKAPVSTEDLDTETRFSGPDLLTNHDVHSGISTIIGPHDDPWGILGTHDTECTRFSDHDINFVQSISNILAGAIESHGHERELLRQREELAALNNINQVVQGITDAVIDQSTREEIETIVCERLAAADSYSFAWIGDVDATTETVDLRAEAGVEGYLDDITITIDPDDDRSKGPTGRAFHTGEVQTLHELSADDRYDPWRSTAEEYGFRSSAAIPIVHENTTYGVLNVYAERPNAFRGHECNVIVQLGEIVGHAIAAVERKRALLSDEVVELQFQIENVFESLGIDGRETEPIYLEQTVPIANDDYLLFGRTTPAGIDTVEKIVEGIPFYESVTFRDDGDEVVFELRVSEPPILSVIASLGGSIPEAVIEGGDYRLTVHLPPSGDVREVIDQIQEVYPNANLLKRHQRSLHGHGEPTAPELMSDLTARQRSALETAFHTGFFQWPRETSGEEVASLLDVSPPTFHQHLRKAEQKVFESVLSSRTSTRTARRAWVVLNAD; encoded by the coding sequence ATGGCCAATAGCCCGTTAACGGATGCACTTCGGGAAACACTCGTGCTCTTCGAGGAAGCCGGCGTCCCATGGACGACGACTGAGGTAGCGGACCGCCTCGACCTTGGCCGACGAAGCACATACGAACGATTAGAGCGCCTCGTCGATGCAGACCGACTCGATACCAAGAAAGTGGGTGGGAATGGGCGCGTGTGGTGGCGACCACGTGAGCACTCTGACTCCGCTACACCCGACTGGGAGGCAACAACCGGGTCCCTAGCTAGCAACGTACTCGACACCGCCGACGTCGGTATATTCATCCTTGATTCGGAGTTCGAGGTAGCGTGGATCAACGAGGCCGCCGAGCGGTATTTTGGCATCGAACGTGAGTGGGTGCTCGGCCAAGCTAAGCGGACACTCGTCGACGAGTCCATCGCACCAGTTATCGAGAACTCGGAGTCGTTTGTCGATACCGTCCTGGCGACATATGAAGACAACACGGACACCGAACGCTTCGAGTGTCACGTGACTCCTGGCGACGGACGCGAGGAGCGATGGCTCGAACACCGGAGTACGCCCATCGACTCGGGTGCGTACACTGGCGGCCGGGTCGAACTATATTACGACGTGACTGACCGAAAACGAGAGGAGAGCGCCCACCGGACCGACCGCAAACAATTGGCGTCCCTCGTCAATGCGGTTGAGGAGTATGCCATTTTCCTGCTTGACCCCGATGGCCACGTTCAGACGTGGAATCCCGGCGCGGCGCGTATCAAGGGGTACGATGCCGAGGATATCATCGGCGAGCACATCTCGACGTTCTACACCAATGTGGACTGCACTGCGGGTGTTCCGGCTGAGAACCTAGCGAAAGCAGCCGAAAAGGGGTGGATCGAAGACGAGGGGTGGCGTATGCGCGCCGACGGCTCTCGGTTCTGGGCAAATGTCACTATCACGGCAATCCGAGATGACGACGGGACCCTCGATGGATACGCGAAGGTTACCCGCGACATGACTAGCCGTCGGGAACGGGAACGACAGCTGCGACGTGAACGAGATCTCACCGACCGGATTGTCAACATGAGTCCAGTGGGTATCATGGTCCTCGACAGTGACGGAAATCACGTCCGAATAAACGAACGTGCGAAGGATGTCCTTGAGATACCAGACAATCAAACGGAGTCCTATTCACGTAGCGATCGGACGGTATACGACGTAGATGGGAACCTCGTGTCACCCGACGAGCATCCTGCCGCTCGGACGTTAGAGACTGGCGAAGCCGTATTCGACTGGGAAGCGAAGGTCGAACTCCCGGACGGCGGGCATCGGTGGCTGTCAGTGAACGCGGCACCGGTATTCGATGATAACGGAGTAATCGAACGCGTAATCGTCACTGGCGAGGACATTACACGGCTCAAATCACAGGCCCAGCGTCTCGAACGCCAGCGTGACGATCTCGAAAGTGAGCTCGAAACCATTTTCGAGCGTGTCGACGACGGGTTTGTCGCGCTTGATGACGACCTCCGGTTCACGTACGTCAACGAGCGGGCGGGCGAGTTCTTGAAGCGGTCGCCGGCCGAACTTCTAGGCACGTACATCTGGGAGGCGCTCGAACCGGGGTCGAAAGTGGTAGACGCCTTCGAGGAGGCCCTCGAAACCCAGCAGTCTCTCTCCTTTGAGGAGTTCTACGACCCCATCGGAGCTTGGTTTGAAAGTCATGTGTATCCTTCCGAGGATGGTCTGTCGGTCTACTTCCGCGATGTGACCAGACGCAAGGAGCGAGAACGCCAACTCGAAGAGTACGAGACGATTGTGGAGACGGTGGCCGATGGCGTCTACGCAGTCGACGAGAACTACCGATTTACGGCGGTGAACGAGGGATACACGGAGCTGGTCGGCTACGATCGCGAGGAACTGCTTGGCAGTCATATTACTGCGGTAGTCGACGAAGAAGCACTCGCGGTCGGAGAGCAACGACGCAAAGCACTCCTCGATAGCGAGGACGACACGGGAAGCGTCGAACTCGAAATCGAGACGGCGACCGGTGAACGGCTCACAGTTGAGAGCCGTTATGCAGAACTTCCGTCCGATGGCGAGTTCGAGGGAACCGCTGGCGTTGTCCGAGACATTACCGATCGGAAGAAACGTGAGCGGCAACTCGAGGAATACAGGCGCCACTTCGAGACGCTTATCGAGAACTTCCCTGCTGGGGCCGTCGCCCTTGTCGACGAGAACCTCCGGTATACTACGTTCGCGGGGACGCCAGAGGGAGCGACAAACGTGACGAGAGCGGATCTCGAGGGGTCACTCGCTCGTGATGTCCTCCCATCCCAAATCGCAGATGTCGTCATCCCACGATATGAGGACGCACTTAGTGGTCAAAGCTCCGAGTTCAGGGATGTAATCGACGGGAGGATCTACCAGTTTCACTTCGTTCCCGTCCGCGACGACGATGGCGATATCTTTGCCGCTACGGCAATGTCCCAGGACATCACGGAATTGAAAACACGCGAACGGGAACTCGAGACCCGTGTCCGCCAACAGGAAGTCGTCACTAACCTGGGGCAGCGCGCCTTGGCAGACCGAGACCTCGACGAACTGATGGCGGAGGCCGCCGAGCTCGTCGCGGAAACGCTCGATAACGACTACTGTAAAGTCCTGGACCTCGACGCCGATGCAGAGGAACTCCTGCTCCGTCAGGGCGTTGGCTGGGATGACGGTATCGTCGGCGAGGCGACCGTCTCATCCGCCGAGGCTGATTCGCAGGCGGCGTATACGCTGGCATCTAAGGCACCCGTCAGTACCGAGGACCTCGACACGGAGACGCGCTTCAGCGGACCGGATCTGCTTACGAACCATGACGTCCACAGCGGGATCAGCACAATCATTGGCCCCCATGATGATCCGTGGGGCATCCTGGGAACCCACGACACCGAGTGTACGCGATTCTCAGACCACGACATCAACTTCGTCCAGTCAATTTCCAACATCCTCGCAGGTGCTATCGAGAGTCACGGCCACGAACGGGAACTTCTCCGTCAGCGTGAGGAACTCGCCGCACTGAACAACATCAACCAGGTCGTCCAGGGGATTACCGACGCAGTCATCGACCAGTCAACACGCGAGGAAATCGAAACGATCGTCTGCGAGCGCCTCGCTGCCGCTGATTCGTACTCGTTCGCCTGGATCGGCGACGTCGATGCCACTACGGAGACCGTGGACCTCCGGGCCGAGGCGGGTGTCGAAGGGTATCTCGACGACATCACTATCACCATCGACCCGGACGATGACCGGAGCAAGGGTCCGACGGGACGAGCGTTCCACACCGGCGAGGTGCAGACGTTGCACGAACTCTCAGCTGACGACCGCTACGATCCCTGGCGCAGCACCGCTGAAGAGTATGGCTTCCGGTCGTCGGCTGCGATCCCGATCGTCCACGAGAACACTACCTACGGGGTGTTGAACGTCTACGCCGAGCGCCCAAACGCGTTCAGAGGACACGAGTGTAACGTGATCGTGCAACTCGGTGAAATCGTTGGCCACGCAATCGCCGCCGTCGAGCGGAAACGCGCGCTGTTGAGCGATGAAGTCGTCGAACTACAATTCCAGATCGAGAACGTTTTCGAGTCACTGGGCATTGACGGTCGTGAGACAGAACCGATCTACCTTGAACAGACGGTTCCGATTGCCAACGATGACTACCTCCTCTTCGGGCGGACGACGCCGGCAGGTATTGATACCGTGGAAAAGATAGTCGAGGGAATTCCCTTTTACGAAAGTGTCACCTTCCGCGACGATGGTGATGAGGTTGTGTTCGAACTTCGGGTCTCTGAACCCCCGATTCTGTCTGTCATTGCCTCGCTGGGCGGTTCCATTCCCGAGGCCGTCATCGAAGGGGGCGATTATCGCCTGACGGTCCACCTTCCGCCGAGCGGGGACGTTCGGGAAGTAATCGATCAGATACAGGAGGTGTATCCCAATGCGAATCTGCTGAAGCGCCACCAACGATCGCTCCATGGTCATGGCGAACCCACGGCTCCCGAATTGATGTCCGACCTGACCGCACGACAGCGGTCCGCGCTGGAAACCGCCTTCCATACTGGCTTTTTCCAGTGGCCTCGTGAGACCTCAGGCGAAGAAGTCGCTTCGTTACTCGATGTTTCGCCGCCGACGTTCCACCAGCACCTTCGGAAAGCAGAGCAGAAGGTGTTCGAATCGGTGCTCTCGTCTAGGACTTCGACCAGAACGGCTCGCCGGGCCTGGGTCGTCCTAAACGCGGACTAG
- a CDS encoding PD-(D/E)XK nuclease family protein, whose translation MSDWEDEELLPYRDFVDRLVTLREQATQSDSSYEVVDVADRHDESTVSLTTVHAAKGQEYPIVFLCDLLKQSTLPKTQHNRFIANRQRGFTLRPKASDLPFPPDVSFPTPNDDDSAWIGENRDVSGIPELTGPVWLSDARNDTGDLQYQNPLNDYVEAEQAEFWRMFYVAFTRAENHLFLGVSQLEEWIDFTDYTTWNVAFNEFMMPTGGWESDGVTVPIQGGPNDPGSLGIGVNEIPSGEPETAETITAPDLEMHLESPPSNRRETVPFRPARVSATQVHELMECQRRYQYQHIQEISASRLQVTSTAPLEVDSTEKPTPSGLSPDQWGNRVHEALERYIKDESSLKAYLRKLTDPVRETIEQIIADAEAHTTEFREATDAPDQVYAEFTVSTTLNVNGSSLRVDGDIDLLYQRKGTWYLVDYKTAARPDDEYEKLQYERQLRTYAWLLEREYDISVQEATLIYIDLESDPLCESEPVRGDLETDDFATELQDRIAGLEIASSAGLTAEPAEHRCSLCPYSATRGGPCENG comes from the coding sequence GTGAGTGACTGGGAGGACGAAGAACTCCTCCCCTATCGGGACTTCGTCGACCGATTAGTGACGCTCCGAGAACAGGCCACCCAGAGCGACTCCTCCTACGAAGTAGTCGATGTCGCAGACCGGCATGATGAGTCGACTGTCTCACTGACGACTGTGCATGCCGCGAAGGGACAGGAGTATCCAATAGTATTCCTCTGTGATCTGCTGAAGCAATCAACCTTGCCGAAGACACAACATAATCGGTTTATCGCGAACCGACAGCGCGGATTCACGCTCCGTCCGAAAGCATCCGACCTGCCGTTCCCACCGGACGTCTCCTTCCCAACACCGAATGACGACGACAGTGCATGGATTGGCGAGAATCGAGATGTGAGTGGGATTCCAGAATTGACTGGGCCAGTCTGGTTATCTGATGCACGGAACGACACTGGTGACCTCCAGTACCAGAATCCATTGAACGACTATGTCGAAGCAGAACAGGCCGAATTCTGGCGGATGTTCTATGTCGCCTTCACCCGAGCAGAAAACCACCTCTTCCTCGGTGTGTCGCAGTTAGAAGAGTGGATAGATTTTACAGACTATACAACCTGGAACGTCGCATTCAACGAGTTCATGATGCCCACTGGTGGCTGGGAGTCCGATGGAGTGACTGTCCCTATTCAAGGAGGACCAAACGATCCGGGTTCTCTGGGCATTGGGGTCAATGAAATCCCGTCTGGCGAGCCAGAGACAGCTGAGACGATTACTGCCCCAGACTTGGAGATGCACCTGGAAAGCCCGCCGAGTAATCGCCGAGAGACAGTCCCCTTCCGCCCTGCTCGCGTCTCGGCAACACAGGTGCACGAACTCATGGAGTGCCAACGCCGGTATCAGTACCAACACATACAGGAAATATCAGCCAGTCGGTTGCAGGTCACCAGCACAGCCCCACTCGAGGTTGACTCAACAGAGAAACCGACGCCCAGCGGCTTGAGCCCAGACCAGTGGGGGAATAGGGTGCACGAAGCTCTCGAGCGATACATCAAAGATGAGTCGTCGTTGAAAGCCTACCTTCGAAAACTCACTGACCCTGTCCGAGAGACAATTGAGCAAATAATCGCTGATGCAGAAGCACATACCACTGAGTTCCGAGAGGCGACCGATGCCCCGGATCAAGTTTACGCCGAATTCACAGTCTCGACGACGCTCAATGTCAATGGGTCTTCGCTTCGAGTCGACGGCGATATTGACCTCCTCTATCAGCGGAAGGGTACTTGGTATCTAGTCGACTACAAAACTGCAGCGCGGCCCGATGACGAGTATGAGAAGCTGCAATATGAACGCCAGTTACGCACGTACGCGTGGTTACTCGAGCGTGAGTACGACATTTCAGTCCAAGAAGCGACGCTGATATACATCGATCTCGAAAGCGACCCACTCTGTGAGTCTGAGCCAGTTCGTGGGGACTTAGAGACAGACGACTTTGCGACGGAGCTACAGGACCGAATTGCTGGGCTCGAGATTGCTTCCTCAGCGGGGCTTACCGCCGAACCAGCGGAACATCGTTGTAGCCTGTGTCCGTATAGCGCCACTCGAGGTGGGCCCTGTGAAAACGGCTGA
- a CDS encoding AbrB/MazE/SpoVT family DNA-binding domain-containing protein: MSHEVEDETTVNESFSVTVPAAIRREAGVEAGDKLRWHVDEDGQLSVTLVKQQYGAFSELEPVDIGEPTDAADDHDLIAGDY; the protein is encoded by the coding sequence ATGTCCCACGAGGTGGAAGACGAAACGACGGTGAATGAGAGTTTCTCGGTTACCGTCCCGGCAGCGATCCGACGAGAGGCGGGTGTCGAAGCAGGCGACAAACTCCGGTGGCACGTCGACGAAGACGGGCAACTCTCAGTCACACTCGTGAAACAACAGTATGGTGCGTTCTCGGAGTTGGAGCCAGTCGATATCGGCGAACCAACTGACGCGGCCGACGATCACGATCTCATTGCGGGCGACTACTGA
- a CDS encoding PQQ-binding-like beta-propeller repeat protein produces MSKETSRRNILKSVASAGAALPLLSSEVAAAQPTCRTATATLPDDAWPAVGHDAGRTYYNPGTSGPQTGISERWTASIPTREFPTVAGGKVYIGGASLRALDVDDGSQTWARSPPNCRYTTPTIGPEAIYSAVTNQNDDGEQDVTIQAFDASNGSRRWATDPLVEGESVGASAPVLVDGMIFGLVQTGQERSFYAISVDSREVEWRHTVEQPVAEFAVTDGTLVYAVEDRVRAISTTDDTVQWAVNSPPVQGLAAASETVVVVSGNTVTALAIGDGTERWRSELGPSGELGFRGTNSFSQPAITDGSVIIGTVSSLFPRVIQEGGATLYKRDLVTGDREESRGVVLRPTVPDDFDVYYETPLISYGWGRPTVSSDTIFVPQFGSIDGSSTGDYQSGLVAIDRETFQVQWTSTEIPFLPVILAENRLFAISTRSYESYLTMFEEPVTDET; encoded by the coding sequence ATGTCGAAAGAGACGAGCCGCCGAAATATCCTGAAGAGTGTCGCGAGCGCAGGCGCCGCCCTCCCGTTGCTCTCGAGCGAGGTTGCGGCCGCTCAGCCAACATGCCGCACCGCGACTGCAACACTCCCCGACGATGCCTGGCCGGCAGTTGGTCACGACGCCGGTCGGACGTACTACAATCCAGGCACTAGTGGCCCGCAAACCGGAATCAGCGAGCGCTGGACAGCGTCGATTCCCACTCGTGAATTCCCAACCGTCGCCGGGGGCAAGGTCTACATCGGCGGCGCGTCACTCCGTGCGCTCGACGTAGACGACGGCAGCCAGACCTGGGCGCGTAGTCCACCGAACTGTCGGTACACGACACCCACTATCGGCCCCGAGGCGATCTACTCGGCCGTGACCAATCAGAACGACGATGGCGAACAGGATGTGACGATCCAAGCCTTCGACGCCTCGAATGGCTCGCGGCGCTGGGCAACTGACCCGCTCGTCGAAGGCGAGTCCGTGGGGGCCTCGGCTCCAGTTCTCGTCGACGGGATGATATTTGGGCTGGTCCAAACTGGGCAGGAACGGTCCTTCTATGCCATCTCAGTAGACTCTCGCGAGGTTGAGTGGCGACACACTGTGGAGCAGCCAGTCGCCGAATTCGCGGTCACGGACGGGACGCTGGTCTACGCGGTCGAGGATAGGGTCCGTGCCATCTCCACCACCGACGACACAGTGCAGTGGGCCGTCAATAGTCCACCTGTCCAGGGCCTTGCGGCCGCGTCCGAGACGGTCGTCGTCGTGTCTGGCAACACCGTCACCGCGCTGGCTATTGGAGACGGCACCGAACGCTGGCGCTCTGAACTCGGGCCGAGCGGCGAGTTGGGCTTCCGTGGAACGAATAGTTTCAGCCAGCCCGCAATCACCGACGGGTCGGTTATCATCGGAACAGTCTCGTCGCTCTTTCCGAGAGTCATACAGGAGGGTGGGGCGACGCTCTACAAACGAGACCTGGTGACCGGTGACCGAGAGGAGTCACGCGGAGTCGTGCTGCGGCCCACCGTCCCGGACGACTTCGACGTCTACTACGAAACGCCACTCATCAGCTACGGCTGGGGGCGCCCGACCGTGAGTTCGGACACGATATTCGTCCCGCAGTTCGGCTCAATAGACGGCAGTTCCACTGGCGACTACCAATCCGGTCTGGTCGCCATCGATAGAGAAACGTTCCAAGTTCAGTGGACCTCGACAGAGATTCCGTTCTTACCCGTCATCCTCGCCGAGAATCGCCTCTTCGCTATTTCGACTCGCTCCTACGAATCCTACCTTACAATGTTCGAAGAGCCAGTAACGGACGAAACGTAA
- a CDS encoding lamin tail domain-containing protein, translating to MSHMTDQQPWATRTTTDHDEIREWVEARGATPAHVTATASEGDLGILRIDFPAADVNLEPVEWDDFFAKFDREELAFRYQEAKRDGEQSYFHRFVSRDVMPGRTLTTTDHDRIRKWAEARDATPSHVIDTGAGDDVGVLRLDFPEAEPDPSLEEIAWEDFFTKFDREGLALRYQETKASGEQSYFHRFVQREELGITDAVDADVSVVAVGTAPTGTTPETGLTVGLVVDEIHEDARGYDHWNKNDEYLVFRNEGDEALDLTGWTVQNEDGHTYQFPEEFHLGSRKTVTLYTGSGDDSDDRLHWGAKRAVWKNTGDEVTVSDDEGRSVIRESY from the coding sequence ATGAGCCACATGACAGACCAGCAACCGTGGGCAACGCGAACGACGACTGATCACGACGAAATTCGCGAGTGGGTTGAGGCTAGAGGTGCGACCCCCGCACACGTCACAGCCACGGCCAGCGAAGGCGACCTCGGCATCCTCCGGATTGACTTCCCAGCGGCCGACGTGAACCTCGAGCCGGTCGAGTGGGACGACTTCTTCGCGAAGTTCGACCGGGAAGAACTCGCGTTCCGCTACCAAGAGGCGAAGCGCGACGGCGAGCAGAGCTATTTCCATCGCTTCGTGAGCCGCGACGTGATGCCGGGACGGACGCTGACGACCACCGACCACGACCGCATCCGCAAGTGGGCCGAGGCCCGCGACGCCACGCCGTCACACGTTATCGATACCGGGGCCGGGGACGACGTGGGCGTGCTCAGACTGGACTTTCCGGAGGCGGAACCCGACCCATCCCTCGAGGAGATCGCCTGGGAGGACTTCTTTACCAAGTTCGATCGGGAGGGGCTCGCGCTTCGCTATCAGGAGACCAAAGCGAGCGGCGAGCAGAGCTATTTCCATCGATTCGTCCAACGCGAAGAGCTGGGCATCACCGACGCGGTAGACGCGGACGTTTCGGTGGTGGCCGTCGGAACAGCACCGACTGGCACGACGCCCGAGACCGGCTTGACGGTCGGGCTTGTTGTCGACGAGATACACGAAGACGCCCGTGGGTACGACCATTGGAACAAGAACGACGAGTACCTCGTCTTCCGGAACGAGGGCGACGAGGCACTGGACCTTACCGGGTGGACCGTCCAGAACGAGGACGGTCACACCTACCAGTTCCCCGAAGAGTTCCACTTAGGGTCTCGGAAAACGGTAACGCTCTATACAGGGTCCGGCGACGACAGCGACGACCGACTTCACTGGGGGGCCAAACGTGCGGTTTGGAAGAACACGGGTGACGAGGTTACCGTGAGCGACGATGAAGGACGCAGCGTGATACGAGAATCGTACTGA
- a CDS encoding type II toxin-antitoxin system VapC family toxin, translating into MAVVVVDANILIAARLTRDQNHERGAAIAQAIDQGTLPTAYVLSDVLEETLNYLQARAGHDIATETLDALIESSGFSLQQTPKVDFDAGRSLFRRYESLSLTDAIIVAAMQREEIDYLYSFDDGFDSVAAITRLTTPDNPFEE; encoded by the coding sequence ATGGCCGTCGTCGTTGTCGATGCGAATATTCTCATCGCAGCACGTCTCACTCGCGACCAAAACCACGAGCGTGGAGCGGCGATCGCACAGGCTATCGACCAAGGCACACTCCCGACGGCGTACGTCCTCAGTGATGTACTCGAAGAGACACTCAACTACCTCCAGGCAAGAGCTGGACACGACATCGCGACTGAAACGCTCGATGCACTCATCGAGAGCAGTGGGTTCTCGCTGCAGCAGACGCCGAAGGTTGACTTCGACGCCGGCCGATCGTTATTTCGACGATACGAGTCACTCTCCCTGACCGATGCAATCATCGTCGCAGCGATGCAGCGAGAAGAGATCGACTATCTCTACAGCTTCGATGACGGATTCGATAGTGTCGCTGCGATCACTCGTCTCACGACGCCCGACAATCCGTTTGAAGAGTAA
- a CDS encoding PIN domain-containing protein, translated as MKLVIDANVDISALIADSKTRALIVTLDPDLLTPAFVHEEVETYEDLIVEKSGMEPERVTQFLDLLFQYIEVVPADDFYPVIERAEAELGETDPDDVLYLACALASDAAIWSDDADFDEQTLVETYSTSDVVDSFDTR; from the coding sequence ATGAAGCTGGTCATCGATGCCAACGTCGATATCTCCGCGCTCATCGCGGATTCGAAAACGCGAGCGCTAATCGTTACCCTGGATCCGGATCTGTTGACTCCTGCATTCGTCCACGAAGAAGTCGAGACCTACGAAGACCTGATCGTCGAGAAATCCGGGATGGAACCAGAGCGAGTCACGCAGTTTCTCGATCTCTTGTTCCAGTACATCGAGGTCGTTCCAGCCGACGATTTTTATCCGGTTATCGAGAGAGCAGAAGCAGAACTCGGTGAGACCGATCCTGACGATGTGCTCTATCTCGCGTGTGCACTCGCGAGCGATGCAGCCATCTGGAGCGATGACGCTGATTTCGACGAACAGACGCTCGTGGAGACCTACTCGACGAGCGATGTGGTTGACTCGTTCGACACGCGGTAA